One window of the Sebastes umbrosus isolate fSebUmb1 chromosome 1, fSebUmb1.pri, whole genome shotgun sequence genome contains the following:
- the dag1 gene encoding dystroglycan yields MRNKLSLGCLGASRGLDVRLPRTRALLLGLLLATAGWLLPPVCADVEIDVLGEMVLMEGGGESERVGGSSDLEASMHSSLLQDFQEATEGIRAMEAVAAETVERAATQQNLAAPTAFPDSSAVVGRIFQMTVPNKMEDVYLGDIVKITEMGKDSLPAWLHWDANSRILQGLPLEEDKGVHYISVSISNHTKSSSSSEVFSIEVHPEDHLEADSAQLASNQASTEDDVQPFMCGTEEPVTVLTVILDADLTKMSSEQRVELLDDMRSFSGVGLQHMKILPVVNNRLFDMSAFMAGPGNAKKVVENGALLSWKLGCSLDQSTVPNINSVQGPAKEGTMSARLGYPVVGWHIANKKPHVPKRVRRQLNNTPTPVLAVVPPTTVVEPPVRIIPTLSSPSIAAPTESSAPPVRGPVPLPGKPTIKVRDSIAHTPTLAPPQPTRIVETSSTIPIQPTMTRPTYVEATATPPAPTRRPTKKPKRPKTTPAPREPKTTTPKPSRRTTPSTVVIPDPYNEKPVLRNPIDQVNALTGTYFEVKIPSDTFFDKEDGTTDKLRLTLRQNDNEVVGEGSWIQFNTTSQLLYGLPDVQHVGKHEYFMHATDKGGLNAIDAFEVRVNRWPVNDKTPVIFTARFEGEPRSITNDIHKKILLVKKLAYALGDRNSSTVSLRNISKGSIVVEWTNTSLPQHPCPKEQLAVMSRTLASADGKPSQAFRYSMEPEFRPLDVQAKGRASCRAYSFIPPKEIDITEPPAVTPALGTGRQSTDDVYLHTVIPAVVVAAILLIAGIIAMICYRKKRKGKLTIEDQATFIKKGVPIIFADELDDSKPPPSSSMPLILQEEKPPLPPPEYPNMATPETTPLNQELLGEYTALRDEDPNAPPYQPPPPFTTPMEGKGSRPKNMTPYRSPPPYVPP; encoded by the exons ATGCGCAATAAACTAAGTTTGGGATGCCTCGGGGCGAGCAGGGGCCTCGATGTGAGACTACCAAGGACTAGAGCCTTGCTGTTGGGCTTGCTTCTGGCCACAGCAGGCTGGCTCCTTCCGCCAGTCTGTGCAGATGTGGAGATCGACGTGCTTGGCGAGATGGTGTTgatggagggaggtggagaaagTGAGAGGGTGGGTGGAAGTAGTGACCTGGAGGCCTCCATGCACTCCTCGCTCCTTCAGGACTTCCAGGAAGCGACGGAAGGTATCCGGGCGATGGAGGCTGTCGCCGCGGAGACCGTCGAGAGGGCGGCTACTCAGCAGAACTTGGCCGCACCCACTGCCTTCCCGGACTCCTCGGCGGTAGTGGGTCGGATCTTCCAGATGACGGTGCCAAACAAGATGGAGGATGTTTACCTGGGTGATATTGTCAAG ATCACAGAGATGGGTAAGGACTCCCTCCCAGCCTGGCTGCACTGGGATGCCAACAGCAGAATCCTGCAGGGTCTACCTTTGGAGGAGGACAAAGGCGTCCATTACATCTCGGTATCCATCTCCAACCACACaaaatcctcctcttcctcagaggTGTTCTCCATCGAGGTACACCCTGAAGATCACTTGGAAGCAGATTCAGCCCAGCTGGCGTCCAACCAAGCCTCCACTGAAGATGACGTCCAGCCATTCATGTGCGGCACCGAGGAACCAGTCACAGTGCTGACGGTGATCCTGGATGCCGATTTGACCAAGATGAGCTCGGAACAGAGAGTGGAGCTCCTCGACGACATGAGGAGCTTCTCTGGGGTGGGGCTCCAGCACATGAAGATACTCCCTGTGGTCAACAACAGGCTGTTCGACATGTCTGCATTCATGGCTGGGCCCGGGAATGCCAAAAAG GTGGTGGAGAACGGCGCTCTGTTGTCCTGGAAGCTCGGCTGCTCACTGGACCAGAGCACGGTCCCAAATATCAACAGTGTCCAGGGTCCTGCAAAGGAAGGCACAATGTCAGCCAGGCTGGGTTACCCTGTGGTGGGATGGCACATTGCCAACAAGAAACCCCATGTCCCTAAGAGGGTGAGGCGCCAATTAAACAACACTCCAACACCCGTTCTGGCAGTGGTTCCTCCAACAACTGTAGTGGAGCCGCCAGTGAGGATTATTCCAACCCTCTCATCTCCCTCTATTGCTGCACCAACCGAAAGCTCTGCTCCCCCTGTAAGAGGCCCTGTTCCCCTACCAGGCAAGCCTACAATCAAAGTCCGTGACTCTATTGCCCACACACCAACCCTAGCACCCCCTCAACCAACAAGGATAGTGGAGACCAGCAGCACCATTCCTATCCAGCCAACCATGACCAGACCTACTTATGTGGAGGCCACCGCTACACCACCTGCACCTACTAGAAGACCTACCAAGAAACCTAAGAGACCCAAAACCACACCGGCGCCCAGAGAGCCAAAGACCACCACACCCAAGCCTTCCAGGCGCACCACACCATCAACTGTCGTCATCCCGGACCCATACAATGAGAAGCCTGTCCTGCGCAACCCCATCGACCAGGTCAATGCATTGACGGGCACCTATTTCGAGGTTAAGATCCCATCTGATACATTCTTTGACAAAGAGGACGGGACAACTGACAAGCTGCGCCTAACTTTGAGGCAGAATGACAATGAAGTGGTTGGAGAGGGCTCCTGGATCCAGTTCAACACCACCAGCCAACTTCTCTATGGCCTGCCTGATGTCCAACACGTGGGCAAACATGAATACTTTATGCATGCAACGGACAAAGGTGGCCTGAATGCAATTGATGCTTTTGAGGTCCGCGTGAACCGCTGGCCCGTCAATGACAAGACCCCTGTGATCTTCACGGCCCGATTCGAAGGTGAGCCGCGTTCAATAACAAATGACATCCACAAGAAGATCCTTCTGGTCAAGAAGCTGGCGTATGCACTGGGAGACCGCAACAGCAGTACAGTCAGTCTACGAAATATCAGCAAAGGGTCCATTGTGGTGGAGTGGACAAACACCAGCCTCCCGCAGCACCCGTGTCCAAAGGAACAGCTTGCAGTCATGAGCAGGACGCTCGCCAGTGCTGATGGAAAGCCTTCACAAGCTTTCAGGTACTCTATGGAGCCTGAATTCAGACCACTGGATGTCCAGGCCAAGGGAAGGGCGAGCTGCAGAGCATATTCCTTCATCCCGCCGAAAGAGATCGATATAACAGAACCTCCAGCAGTCACTCCAGCTCTGGGAACAGGCCGGCAGAGCACAGATGACGTCTATCTCCACACAGTCATTCCCGCCGTGGTGGTGGCAGCGATCTTGTTAATAGCAGGTATCATTGCAATGATCTGCTACAGGAAGAAACGGAAGGGCAAGCTGACCATCGAGGACCAGGCCACCTTCATCAAAAAAGGTGTGCCGATCATCTTTGCCGACGAACTCGATGACTCTAAGCCGCCTCCATCTTCCAGTATGCCCTTGATTCTACAGGAGGAGAAGCCCCCACTTCCACCCCCTGAGTACCCCAACATGGCCACACCAGAGACCACTCCCCTCAACCAGGAGTTGCTGGGGGAGTACACAGCTCTGCGGGACGAGGACCCCAACGCTCCTCCCTACCAGCCACCGCCTCCCTTCACCACCCCCATGGAGGGCAAGGGCTCCCGTCCCAAGAACATGACTCCCTACAGATCTCCACCTCCCTACGTGCCACCTTAA